The Stigmatella aurantiaca DW4/3-1 genome contains the following window.
GAGGGCCGGCACGAGTTCTCGCTCTACCCGGTGGCGGTGCAGGTGAACGGCAAGTTCACCAACCACCTGGGCAGCGCGCTCCACTACACGTACCACCTGCAGGAGAACTTCGCGCTCCAGGTGACGGGCCAGTACAACTGGCACACCGACGAGAGCGACTTCAACCTGGAGCTGATCGACAAGGTCCGCGAGCAGGCGCAGGCCGCCTCGTCGCTGCTGTTGCAGTGGGGCGCCCAGGCGGGCGTGGAGGTGACGCCGCTCTACGGCAAGTTCGCCTTCTACGACAACACGCTCGCGCAGTTCAGCGTGGTGCTCAGCGGCGGCGCGGGGGTGGGCGGCACCCGGCACCTGATCCGGCCCGAGGTCTCCAACCAGGTGGGGGGCGAGACGTTCAGCGTCCCCGCGCGCTTTGGGGCCGCGGGCAACAAGTTCCTGGGCTCGGTGGGGGGCGGCTTCCGCCTGCAGATCGGCGACTCATACGCCGTGCGGCTGGAGGTGAAGGATCTCATCTACACCGCGCGAGTGGACCGCGTGGATGGGTGCAACCTGGCCGACTTCGAGCAGATGGAGGCGGCCCGTGTCTCCAATGACCCCTTCGAGGGGCTGCCGCTGAGCAGTGGCTGCAAGTTCCAGAAGTTCGACGGCGTGGATCCCAAGACCCGGAAGAACTACCGCGAGGACATCATCCTCGGCAGGGATCTGGTCGAGGAGCCCTCGTCGGATGTCCTCAACAACGTGAGCTTCTACGCCGGGTTCTCGGTGCTCTTCTGATGGAAACCCACGCCATGTTCCGATTGCTCGCCCTCGTCGCCGCCGCCCTGGCACCGTTCACGGTGTCCGCGCAGGACGCGAACGCCTACAACCGCGCGCTCTCCTCCTTCAACGCGGGAGAGCTCGACACGGCCATCCCGCTCTTCTTCCAGGTCTCGGAAGGCAGTGCCGAGCCGGAGACGAAGGGCAA
Protein-coding sequences here:
- a CDS encoding outer membrane beta-barrel domain-containing protein; this encodes MRTILSFALLVSTVARAQMVAPLAESALLRSSLAVPAQVSQTPPSSETPPPAAPGAPPRHEMGSSVPDQETPSTARPLSTREAAPEAPAPVTDVPADAPTVTVDESELRTTTAEQQRLVHGAPLYNPNVAVHIVQKKRFADEGRHEFSLYPVAVQVNGKFTNHLGSALHYTYHLQENFALQVTGQYNWHTDESDFNLELIDKVREQAQAASSLLLQWGAQAGVEVTPLYGKFAFYDNTLAQFSVVLSGGAGVGGTRHLIRPEVSNQVGGETFSVPARFGAAGNKFLGSVGGGFRLQIGDSYAVRLEVKDLIYTARVDRVDGCNLADFEQMEAARVSNDPFEGLPLSSGCKFQKFDGVDPKTRKNYREDIILGRDLVEEPSSDVLNNVSFYAGFSVLF